TGAGGGCGGAATGGCCGGATCACGTACATCGGGACCGCGAGGCAGACAAATGGAAGTGCTGTGAACAACGAAGCCAGCCAGATGTCCGCGCTTACCCTAGGTCTGCCGATAGTAAGAGGTCTCTGTCTCTCCTTCTCCGCCGCAATCACTGGTATGCCTCGTGAGTGACAGGTTGAGATGGAGGAACATGACTGCTATCAGCCTTGTCCGCCATTCTTCGAGCCATGGTGGCGAGCAGCTTGGGTCGCACATCCGGTCGTGTCCAGGGACACTCAGCAATGCAGATGCCGCACGATGCGGCCTCTGCGAAGTAGGGAATGCACTTGTCGAAGTTCACATACCAGCGCTCCACACCCCGGACCATCTGCTTGTCTTCCGAGATCGCGCCGGGGGGACATGCGCGCGTGCACACCTGGCAGTTAGTACAGAAGTCATCCGCGCCGAAGCGGCTCGGACCGGTGGCCACCAGTGGCATGTTTGTGGTCACGCCCGCGAGCCGCACGCCTGATCCAAACTTCGGGCTGATCAAGGAGCCATGCTTGCCCAACTCGCCCAGGCCGGCAGCGATCGCCGGTGGTATAAGCACCAGAGCACTCGCTGAAGGTCCAGGGTACGGGTTGGCCGTGTATCCCTGCGAGCGAATCCAGTTGGCCACAGCGTAGGAAGACCGCGTGCCCTTTGCGTACTGATCGCCAATATCCACAACACCAACTCCGTTCGTCTCGTCCGACGGAACTTCCTTCAAGCGCTCGTAGTTGTGCGCCAGCCCAAGCACGATGACCCACGGCTCCTCGACGGTGTAGCCTTCGAAGACATAGAGCGGGTCCATTGCCGCGATGCCCACCGCGTCTGCTTCGTGCGAAAGAGCAAAGGCGGTGACCTCAGCCGAAAGCTGCTCGGCAGATGCGGTGTTCTGCTCCTCGGCGACCGGGATGAGCTCCGGGTAACTGTAGGCGGCCATGAAGGCCGGCCCCGAATCAGGGCAGGCGCGAGAGCTCTGCCGGGCGACGACCTGGAGGTCGCCGTAGGGATGCTGGTCGGGAGGATGCCAGAAGAAAGGCGATGGCCGACGCGGCGTCTCCTCGCCTAAGCCGTTGATCGGATTTCCGGAGACGCGCAGTAGCTCCAGGGTCTCGGGCCTCGGGCTGTAGGTACCTCGTTTTGGACGTCGTGGGTTCGGCTGATCGGGCATTGGAAGAACCTGCAGGGTGAGTTCGGAAGCGAAACTATTTTAGGCAGAGGCTGCAAGCCTCGCATCGACCGAAAGGTTGAGATCGCCTTTGGAGTTGAAACTTGTTTCGCCCCGTTGCGTCAGCCATGGAATGAATGGATCTCCTGCCCTGAGTGAGCTTCCGCTGATTGGTATACTTTGCCATGGGCCAGCCTCGCACCGTGCTGCTCTTTGATCCGAATGTTGTGCCGCACTCCTGGAACGAGCGGATGGCACCCGGCGAGTACGCGGTTCTTTATTCCAGGCATGAAGCGTCGCCGGATAATGCCTCCGGAGCGCCTTACTGCAATGTCTTCACAACCCTTGCCGAGGCGAAGGAGTTCGCGAACAGTGAGGTAAAACGATCAAGTACGTTGCTCTGCCGGATCTATGGAACCGCAGGTCTTGGCGGGCCGCCCCTGTTGGAAGTTCGCGGAACAGACTACCGCGGGGAAGGCGAAATGTCGGCGGCCTTTCGCAGATGGTTTGGCTCCATTCTGTTCTTCGGTGGTTTAGGGCTCATTTTGCTGGACTGGGCATCTGACTTCAGGCTCACATGGCCAGCTACATTGGGGGTCCGGGCTTTCCCCTTAGGACTTGTCCTTCTGCTGACGGAAGCGATCATTCTTTACGGAAATCGTCGTACGACCAACCGTGGGCAGATGCCTGCGCTATGAGGGTGCATGACACTTTTACTCATTCAGATGGCGGTCGTTTTGCTGACGGCGC
This Granulicella aggregans DNA region includes the following protein-coding sequences:
- a CDS encoding 4Fe-4S dicluster domain-containing protein, which translates into the protein MPDQPNPRRPKRGTYSPRPETLELLRVSGNPINGLGEETPRRPSPFFWHPPDQHPYGDLQVVARQSSRACPDSGPAFMAAYSYPELIPVAEEQNTASAEQLSAEVTAFALSHEADAVGIAAMDPLYVFEGYTVEEPWVIVLGLAHNYERLKEVPSDETNGVGVVDIGDQYAKGTRSSYAVANWIRSQGYTANPYPGPSASALVLIPPAIAAGLGELGKHGSLISPKFGSGVRLAGVTTNMPLVATGPSRFGADDFCTNCQVCTRACPPGAISEDKQMVRGVERWYVNFDKCIPYFAEAASCGICIAECPWTRPDVRPKLLATMARRMADKADSSHVPPSQPVTHEAYQ